One window of the Thermasporomyces composti genome contains the following:
- the ftsE gene encoding cell division ATP-binding protein FtsE: protein MIRFENVTKVYEGQKRPALADVSLEIHKGEFVFLVGSSGSGKSTFLKLALRELRPSRGRVFVAGKELNRLSSWKVPKLRRQIGTVFQDFRLLPNKTVFENVAFALQVIGRPRSHIERVVPDVLALVGLDGKEDRMPDELSGGEQQRVAVARAFVNRPKILIADEPTGNLDPSTSVGIMKLLDRINRTGTTVIMATHDAKIVDQMRKRVIELEGGRLVRDQNRGVYGYQG from the coding sequence GTGATCCGCTTCGAGAATGTCACCAAGGTCTACGAGGGGCAGAAGCGACCAGCGTTGGCCGACGTGTCCCTGGAGATCCACAAGGGCGAGTTCGTGTTCCTCGTGGGCTCCTCTGGCTCCGGCAAGTCGACGTTCCTCAAGCTGGCCCTGCGTGAGCTGCGACCGTCCCGTGGCCGCGTCTTCGTCGCCGGCAAGGAGCTCAACCGGCTCTCCAGCTGGAAGGTGCCCAAGCTGCGCCGTCAGATCGGCACGGTCTTCCAGGACTTCCGGCTGCTGCCGAACAAGACGGTCTTCGAGAACGTCGCCTTCGCGCTCCAGGTGATCGGCCGGCCGCGCAGTCACATCGAGCGCGTCGTGCCGGACGTCCTCGCGCTCGTGGGTCTGGACGGCAAGGAGGACCGGATGCCCGACGAGCTGTCGGGTGGCGAGCAGCAGCGGGTGGCGGTCGCCCGGGCCTTCGTGAACCGACCCAAGATCCTCATCGCTGACGAGCCCACCGGCAACCTCGACCCGTCGACCTCGGTCGGGATCATGAAGCTGCTCGACCGGATCAACCGCACCGGCACCACGGTCATCATGGCGACCCACGACGCCAAGATCGTCGACCAGATGCGCAAGCGGGTCATCGAGCTCGAGGGCGGCAGGCTGGTCCGCGATCAGAACCGTGGCGTCTACGGCTACCAGGGCTAG
- the ftsX gene encoding permease-like cell division protein FtsX: MQIRYAFSELGTGLRRNVTMTVAVIVTVWISLVLFGFGLLVRSEVELAKGFWYDKVEIAVFLCNDVTSAPQCADGAVSEEQKAEIKRVLVANPEVRQVYHESQEEAYERYKQIYKDSATVDLVKPSDLQESFRVSLKDPQQYHGVRSAVQGLPGVFSVQDSREVLEPLFKGLNGLQWVSIGLAGGLLIAAVLQISNTIRLTVFSRRREISIMRLVGASNFYIQLPFVIESMVAALAGGLLACATLAFTPYVTERLRTDVRVVPWIGWDETLAVMPVVLGVGALLAVVASLVTLRRYLQV, translated from the coding sequence ATGCAGATCAGGTACGCGTTCTCCGAGCTCGGGACGGGCCTTCGCCGCAATGTGACCATGACGGTGGCGGTCATCGTCACCGTCTGGATCTCCCTCGTGCTGTTCGGCTTCGGACTGCTCGTGCGTTCGGAGGTCGAGCTCGCCAAGGGGTTCTGGTACGACAAGGTGGAGATCGCCGTCTTCCTCTGCAACGACGTCACCTCGGCGCCGCAGTGCGCCGACGGTGCCGTCAGCGAGGAGCAGAAGGCCGAGATCAAGCGGGTGCTCGTGGCCAACCCCGAGGTGCGGCAGGTCTACCACGAGTCGCAGGAGGAGGCGTACGAGCGCTACAAGCAGATCTACAAGGACTCCGCCACGGTCGACCTGGTGAAGCCCAGCGACTTGCAGGAGTCGTTCCGCGTCAGCCTGAAGGACCCCCAGCAGTACCACGGCGTGCGCTCGGCGGTGCAGGGGCTCCCCGGCGTCTTCAGCGTCCAGGACTCGCGTGAGGTCCTCGAGCCGCTCTTCAAAGGGCTGAACGGTCTGCAGTGGGTGTCGATCGGCTTGGCCGGAGGACTCCTCATCGCCGCTGTCCTCCAGATCAGCAACACGATCCGGCTCACGGTCTTCAGCCGGCGGCGCGAAATCAGCATCATGCGCCTGGTCGGCGCGTCGAACTTCTACATCCAGCTGCCGTTCGTCATCGAGAGCATGGTGGCGGCCCTGGCCGGCGGCCTCCTGGCCTGTGCCACCCTCGCCTTCACCCCGTACGTCACCGAGCGGCTCCGCACCGACGTCCGTGTCGTGCCGTGGATCGGCTGGGACGAGACGCTCGCGGTCATGCCGGTCGTCCTCGGTGTGGGTGCCCTGCTGGCCGTGGTCGCGTCTTTGGTGACGTTGCGCCGGTACCTGCAGGTCTGA
- a CDS encoding M23 family metallopeptidase has product MLVLVLTLALTLTTGAPSAQAGPEEDKRRVERQLEEARHDLDESSAQLLAATKALRETEARLAAARTRLEAVRGQLAAAAARDAALAASLRQARERLAEAKAGVRRSHRRVAEQRARIAAFANASYQVSGVAELAAILGSAEPGDLLGQVQIVSSVSESQRTALARLDAATATLAGQRAALEEAEREVARQRAEAAANLARIRALEREASAAEKRVRALVEERKAAVAEAERAKAEDLRRYQQLVAERERIRRMLEELARQEREREEQRRKRKDDRSDDSGARLLRPVDGPITSHYGMRFHPILRRWKLHDGTDFGASCGTPVRAAASGRVLARYYNAGYGRRILLAHGRMDGASTVTTYNHLSSYAVGVNQWVRRGQVIGYVGTTGYSTGCHLHFMVLRDGRTVNPMNYL; this is encoded by the coding sequence GTGCTGGTGCTCGTGCTGACGCTCGCGCTCACGCTGACGACGGGGGCACCGAGCGCGCAGGCCGGCCCCGAGGAGGACAAGCGCCGGGTCGAGCGTCAGTTGGAGGAGGCGCGTCACGACTTGGACGAGTCGTCCGCGCAGCTCTTGGCCGCGACGAAGGCGCTGCGGGAGACCGAGGCGAGGCTGGCCGCCGCCCGTACCCGCCTCGAGGCGGTTCGCGGGCAGCTCGCCGCCGCGGCCGCACGGGACGCGGCGCTCGCGGCGTCCTTGCGTCAGGCTCGGGAGAGGCTTGCTGAGGCCAAGGCCGGGGTGCGCCGGTCGCACCGGCGGGTGGCCGAGCAGCGGGCGCGGATCGCGGCGTTCGCCAACGCCAGCTACCAGGTCAGCGGTGTCGCGGAGCTCGCGGCCATTCTGGGCAGCGCGGAGCCAGGTGACCTCCTCGGCCAGGTCCAGATCGTGTCGAGTGTGTCGGAGTCCCAGCGGACCGCGCTGGCTCGGCTGGACGCGGCCACCGCCACGCTCGCTGGCCAGCGGGCCGCGCTCGAGGAGGCCGAGCGTGAGGTCGCGCGACAGCGCGCGGAGGCGGCGGCGAACCTCGCCCGGATCCGAGCCCTGGAGCGGGAGGCCAGCGCCGCCGAGAAGCGCGTCCGCGCGCTCGTCGAGGAGCGGAAGGCGGCCGTGGCGGAGGCGGAGCGGGCCAAGGCGGAGGACCTGCGCCGCTACCAGCAGCTCGTCGCCGAGCGCGAGCGCATCCGCAGGATGTTGGAGGAGCTGGCTCGCCAGGAACGCGAGCGCGAGGAGCAGAGGCGCAAGAGGAAGGACGATCGAAGCGACGACTCCGGCGCCCGGCTCCTGCGCCCCGTCGACGGGCCGATCACGTCCCACTACGGCATGCGGTTCCACCCGATCCTGCGACGGTGGAAGCTGCACGACGGAACCGACTTCGGCGCGAGCTGCGGCACACCAGTGCGCGCCGCGGCGTCCGGGCGGGTGCTGGCGCGCTACTACAACGCCGGCTACGGCCGGCGCATCCTCCTCGCCCACGGGCGCATGGACGGCGCGTCGACGGTGACCACCTACAACCACCTGTCGTCCTACGCCGTCGGCGTCAACCAGTGGGTGAGGCGCGGTCAGGTGATCGGGTACGTCGGGACGACCGGCTACTCGACCGGGTGCCACCTGCACTTCATGGTCCTGCGGGATGGCCGCACTGTGAATCCCATGAACTACTTGTGA
- the smpB gene encoding SsrA-binding protein SmpB: MVKERGRRLVAQNRRARHDYHIEDTFEAGLVLTGTEVKSLRAGRASLVDGYAVVIDGEAWLQGVHIPEYTQGTWTNHAPRRSRKLLLHRKEIDRIDAATRERGVTVVPLSLYFKDGRAKVEIALARGKRAYDKREAIAKREAEREAARALAARRRGRYEE; encoded by the coding sequence ATGGTCAAGGAGCGCGGACGTCGGCTGGTCGCGCAGAACCGTCGAGCGCGGCACGACTACCACATCGAGGACACCTTCGAGGCTGGCCTGGTGCTGACCGGCACCGAGGTGAAGTCGTTGCGGGCCGGCCGGGCGTCCCTCGTCGACGGGTACGCGGTCGTGATCGACGGCGAGGCCTGGCTCCAAGGCGTGCACATCCCTGAGTACACCCAGGGCACGTGGACGAACCACGCGCCGCGACGCTCTCGGAAGCTGCTGCTTCACCGCAAGGAGATCGACCGCATCGACGCGGCGACTCGGGAGCGCGGGGTGACCGTGGTGCCGCTCTCGCTCTACTTCAAAGACGGCCGGGCGAAGGTCGAGATCGCCCTGGCTCGAGGCAAGCGTGCGTACGACAAGCGGGAGGCGATCGCCAAGCGGGAAGCCGAGCGCGAAGCGGCTCGGGCGCTGGCGGCACGACGTCGGGGTCGATACGAGGAGTAG
- a CDS encoding glycoside hydrolase family 31 protein, translated as MRVSSRPAAGEPVDIAPSLLGGWLRHLRPRRRERVRDRLDALARGFRLIGWGNSLRACRYAWFRGRLERQVRPVTTPTRVPGRLTSAERVPGGARFWFTVAGEPSAATAWLSLEVRFLAQGGVFIGWDGATATPSYALGVDRAGPAGAGAAGAGPAGSRSAGATPADAVPGGAASDGGVSDVEGPDVEGPDVEGSDVGGFGSGQPAGSGADDPEPATGCVLAREGDGWVVRLADVVVAVDQEGTVAFRTEPPGGDARTIRLDRPPRWDGTTWVHRSALDSDAAVLGLGGRSAPLDRRGGTYRLWNSDPGGTYAAGDDPLSMSIPVYLVVADAGVHLAFYDNTHDGTVDVADEVTVQMVDGPLRYYVFPGTPAQALECYTRLTGRPALPPRWALGYHQCRWGYGSQAVVREVADRFAEHDLPLSGIWLDIDHLVDNRPFAVDRERYPDLAGLTAELARRDVHVVAIVDPGVAKDRGDPVYRSGRSIDAFCRGPDGRVVRGVVWPGTTVFPDFTSPRVRRWWGELYEGYVKLGVDGFWHDMNEPSVFAAWGDGTLPRLTRHELDGRGGDHREAHNVYALLLNHAAFEALCRLRPDRRPFLLSRAGFAGLQRYAGTWSGDIGTSWGGLRTSLAFTLGLGCSGVPFSGPDIGGFDAHPSDELYVRWFQLAAYLPFFRVHCAAKLPPREPWAFGPTVLELVRPSLRERYELLPYWYTLAFEAHRTGAPYVRPMLWIDPADAGLRWEDDQFLLGDALLVAPVLEEGARERTVRLPRGRWYDRRTGVAYEGPEYVTVPAPLDVTPVLVRAGAVIPVERDGRIELDAYPPDEEPALGGRLTTDAGDGYDAPVEERFGIGRDARGRWVVEYDGPAETLPYPVRWCGTPDS; from the coding sequence ATGCGGGTGTCGTCACGTCCGGCCGCGGGGGAGCCCGTCGACATCGCGCCATCTCTCCTCGGTGGGTGGCTACGCCACCTGCGGCCACGACGCCGTGAGCGGGTGCGAGACAGGCTCGACGCCCTGGCCCGGGGCTTCCGGCTGATCGGCTGGGGCAACAGCCTTCGCGCCTGCCGATACGCCTGGTTCCGGGGACGCCTGGAGCGGCAGGTTCGTCCGGTCACGACCCCGACGCGCGTGCCGGGCCGGCTCACGAGCGCTGAGCGGGTCCCCGGTGGAGCGCGGTTCTGGTTCACCGTCGCCGGGGAGCCCTCCGCGGCCACCGCTTGGCTGTCCCTGGAGGTTCGGTTCCTCGCCCAAGGTGGGGTCTTCATCGGGTGGGACGGTGCCACCGCCACGCCGTCGTACGCGCTCGGCGTCGACCGCGCTGGGCCAGCCGGCGCTGGGGCAGCCGGCGCTGGGCCAGCCGGCAGTAGGTCAGCCGGAGCGACGCCGGCGGACGCCGTGCCAGGCGGCGCGGCGTCGGACGGTGGGGTGTCGGACGTCGAAGGGCCGGACGTCGAAGGGCCGGACGTCGAAGGGTCGGACGTCGGCGGGTTTGGCAGCGGCCAGCCGGCGGGCTCAGGGGCGGACGACCCGGAGCCGGCGACCGGCTGCGTGCTCGCCCGGGAGGGCGACGGCTGGGTCGTGCGGCTGGCGGACGTCGTCGTCGCGGTCGACCAGGAGGGGACCGTCGCCTTCCGCACCGAGCCGCCGGGTGGGGACGCGCGCACGATTCGGCTGGACCGGCCGCCTCGCTGGGACGGCACGACGTGGGTCCACCGCAGCGCGCTCGACAGCGACGCGGCCGTCCTTGGGCTCGGCGGCCGCTCCGCGCCACTCGACCGTCGAGGAGGCACGTACCGACTGTGGAACTCCGATCCCGGCGGCACCTACGCCGCCGGCGACGATCCCCTGTCGATGTCGATCCCGGTCTACCTCGTGGTCGCCGACGCAGGGGTCCACCTCGCCTTCTACGACAACACCCATGACGGCACGGTGGACGTAGCGGACGAGGTCACCGTGCAGATGGTCGACGGCCCGCTGCGGTACTACGTCTTCCCTGGCACTCCCGCACAGGCGCTGGAGTGCTACACCCGGCTGACCGGCCGACCCGCGCTGCCGCCACGCTGGGCGTTGGGCTACCACCAGTGCCGCTGGGGATACGGCAGCCAGGCGGTGGTGCGGGAGGTCGCGGACCGGTTCGCCGAGCACGACCTGCCACTGTCGGGAATCTGGCTCGACATCGACCACCTCGTCGACAACCGGCCCTTCGCGGTCGACCGCGAGCGGTATCCCGACCTGGCCGGGCTCACCGCCGAGCTCGCCCGGCGCGACGTCCACGTGGTCGCCATCGTCGATCCCGGCGTCGCCAAGGACCGAGGTGATCCGGTGTACCGCAGCGGGCGTTCGATCGACGCCTTCTGCCGCGGGCCGGATGGTCGGGTCGTGCGCGGAGTGGTCTGGCCGGGCACCACGGTGTTTCCCGACTTCACGTCGCCCCGTGTCCGCCGCTGGTGGGGTGAGCTGTACGAGGGGTACGTGAAGCTCGGCGTCGACGGCTTCTGGCACGACATGAACGAGCCGTCGGTCTTCGCGGCGTGGGGGGACGGGACGCTGCCCCGGCTGACACGCCATGAGCTGGACGGCCGCGGGGGCGACCATCGGGAGGCACACAACGTCTACGCGCTGCTGCTCAACCACGCCGCCTTCGAGGCCCTGTGCCGGCTCCGGCCCGATCGTCGTCCGTTTCTGCTCTCCCGTGCCGGCTTCGCCGGCCTGCAGCGGTACGCCGGGACGTGGTCGGGCGACATCGGGACCTCGTGGGGTGGGTTGCGGACGAGCCTGGCCTTCACCCTCGGACTCGGCTGCTCCGGCGTCCCGTTCTCGGGTCCGGACATCGGTGGCTTCGATGCGCACCCGTCGGACGAGCTGTACGTCCGATGGTTCCAGCTGGCCGCCTACCTGCCGTTCTTCCGCGTGCACTGCGCCGCGAAGCTACCCCCGCGGGAGCCGTGGGCGTTCGGGCCGACGGTGCTCGAGCTGGTCCGTCCCTCCTTGCGGGAGCGCTACGAGCTGCTGCCGTACTGGTACACCCTCGCCTTCGAGGCCCATCGCACCGGGGCGCCGTACGTGCGGCCGATGCTGTGGATCGATCCCGCCGACGCCGGGCTGCGGTGGGAGGACGACCAGTTCCTGCTCGGTGACGCGCTGCTGGTGGCGCCCGTGCTCGAGGAGGGCGCCCGGGAACGCACGGTGAGACTTCCGCGCGGGCGGTGGTATGACCGGCGGACAGGCGTCGCCTACGAGGGTCCGGAGTACGTCACGGTGCCGGCGCCCCTCGACGTGACGCCGGTGCTCGTCCGGGCGGGCGCGGTGATCCCGGTCGAGCGCGACGGCCGGATCGAGCTGGACGCCTATCCGCCCGACGAGGAGCCCGCGCTCGGTGGCCGGCTCACCACGGACGCGGGCGACGGGTACGACGCGCCGGTGGAGGAGCGCTTCGGGATCGGACGCGACGCTCGCGGCCGGTGGGTCGTCGAGTACGACGGGCCGGCGGAGACGTTGCCATACCCGGTCCGCTGGTGCGGCACCCCGGACAGCTGA
- a CDS encoding TetR/AcrR family transcriptional regulator, with the protein MGRVKEFDPDAVLQRALELFWQRGYEATSMSDLVEHLGIGRASIYATFGSKRDLYLKALERYLESQKPNPIEELSQPGPVLPAVRELVRRYAAESASDLDGRGCMVVNAAVELVPEDRLVTRRVQASWDAIEVALTSALTRAQAQGELDASKNPRALARMLLVLLQGMRVVGKGEPPPGRLEDAAEQALALLD; encoded by the coding sequence ATGGGGAGGGTGAAGGAGTTCGACCCGGACGCCGTCCTCCAGCGCGCCTTGGAGCTGTTCTGGCAACGCGGCTACGAGGCCACCTCCATGTCCGACCTCGTCGAGCACCTGGGGATTGGGCGCGCCAGCATCTATGCGACGTTCGGGTCCAAGCGGGACCTCTACCTCAAGGCGCTCGAGCGCTACCTCGAGTCGCAGAAGCCGAACCCCATCGAGGAGCTCTCCCAGCCCGGCCCGGTCCTGCCAGCCGTGCGGGAGCTGGTTCGCCGCTACGCCGCCGAGTCCGCCAGTGACCTGGACGGTCGTGGCTGCATGGTGGTGAACGCCGCGGTGGAGCTCGTCCCGGAGGACCGCCTGGTCACCCGGCGGGTCCAGGCGAGCTGGGACGCCATCGAGGTGGCGCTCACCTCCGCGCTCACGCGCGCGCAGGCGCAAGGCGAGCTGGACGCGAGCAAGAATCCCCGGGCGCTCGCCCGCATGCTGCTCGTGCTGCTGCAGGGCATGCGGGTCGTCGGCAAGGGTGAGCCGCCACCCGGGCGGCTCGAGGACGCCGCCGAGCAGGCGCTCGCGCTTCTCGACTGA
- a CDS encoding MFS transporter — protein MSSEHRGPAVATSAATSAPPPRREFQAAFAVIAVTQATLVAAITVITLGLPAIQRDFGVDQPDVALVTSAYGLSFGGLLLLGGRVVDLLGRRRAFTLGVGVFGGGSAVGALAPSVWVLVVGRFLQGCGAALAAPAALALLRAIVADPARRNRAFAFWGGLGAVGATVGLVLSGAVLTVGSWRWTLAIPAGVAILVVGLAPVLLPPSPRRPTRLDLTGAVLATAGVSALSYGMLRVGEPRGQWLGPAGVALLVAFVVAERRARDPLLPLTFLRPRRRASALLVIHLTAAAMSTLLFLLTLYFRQAHHLAPFATALAFLPYSLVQLAAGAFAGTLVGRFGPRQVTVAGLGVAAIGLLLLSRLDADAVYDGALLAGLVVFALGAGMAFAGATVAAVDDVPDRAVGLAGGVVNTALETGPTVGFAVLVSLASTHTARLIGEGVDPVLAAARGDALAFLAAAGGLLALAAFVVSAPESRHAR, from the coding sequence ATGAGCTCAGAGCATCGAGGACCCGCGGTCGCCACCTCCGCGGCGACGTCGGCGCCTCCGCCGCGTCGGGAGTTCCAGGCGGCCTTCGCCGTCATCGCCGTCACCCAGGCCACGCTCGTCGCCGCGATCACGGTGATCACCCTCGGCCTGCCGGCGATCCAGCGTGACTTCGGCGTCGATCAACCGGACGTGGCGCTCGTCACCTCGGCGTACGGCCTCTCGTTCGGCGGCCTCCTGCTCTTGGGCGGCCGGGTCGTCGACCTGCTCGGCCGGCGGCGGGCGTTCACGCTCGGCGTCGGGGTCTTCGGCGGCGGGTCAGCCGTCGGGGCGCTGGCGCCGAGCGTGTGGGTCCTGGTCGTCGGACGGTTCCTCCAAGGCTGTGGTGCCGCGCTCGCCGCCCCCGCGGCACTCGCGCTGCTGAGGGCGATCGTCGCGGACCCGGCACGCCGGAACCGAGCGTTCGCGTTCTGGGGTGGCCTCGGCGCAGTGGGCGCGACGGTCGGTCTCGTGCTCTCCGGCGCCGTCCTCACCGTGGGGTCGTGGCGGTGGACGCTCGCGATCCCCGCCGGCGTGGCCATCCTCGTGGTCGGTCTCGCACCCGTTCTCCTCCCACCGTCACCCCGTCGTCCGACGCGCCTCGACCTCACCGGCGCCGTCCTCGCGACCGCGGGCGTCTCGGCGCTGAGCTACGGCATGTTGAGGGTAGGCGAGCCCCGTGGGCAGTGGCTGGGCCCCGCGGGCGTCGCCCTCCTCGTGGCGTTCGTCGTGGCCGAGCGCCGAGCCCGCGACCCTCTGCTCCCCCTCACGTTCCTGCGGCCGCGCCGCCGCGCGAGCGCACTGCTGGTGATCCATCTGACCGCGGCAGCGATGTCAACGCTGCTCTTCCTGCTGACGCTCTACTTCCGACAAGCGCACCACCTCGCGCCCTTCGCCACGGCCCTGGCCTTCCTGCCGTACAGCCTCGTCCAGCTCGCCGCGGGCGCGTTCGCGGGAACGCTCGTCGGGCGGTTCGGCCCGCGCCAGGTGACCGTCGCCGGGCTCGGCGTCGCCGCGATCGGCCTGCTCCTCCTCAGCCGCCTCGACGCCGACGCGGTGTACGACGGCGCTCTCCTCGCCGGCTTGGTGGTCTTCGCCCTGGGTGCCGGGATGGCCTTCGCGGGGGCGACCGTGGCCGCCGTCGACGACGTGCCTGACCGGGCGGTCGGGCTCGCCGGCGGCGTCGTCAACACCGCGCTCGAGACCGGACCCACCGTGGGCTTCGCCGTGCTGGTGTCGCTGGCCTCCACCCACACCGCGCGGCTGATCGGCGAGGGAGTGGACCCCGTCCTCGCGGCTGCCCGCGGAGATGCTCTCGCCTTCCTCGCCGCCGCCGGTGGCCTCCTCGCTCTGGCGGCGTTCGTCGTGTCGGCTCCCGAGAGCCGACACGCCCGCTGA
- a CDS encoding SDR family NAD(P)-dependent oxidoreductase has translation MTSTRSAARFAGTVALVTGGGSGIGRAVAQALAREGATVVVAGRRADTLAETVALVEADGGHASLVPCDVTRAADVERLVDETVARHGGLHVAVNVAGTFAAGPLVELDEATWSNQLAVNVTGVWLSMRYEIRHMRRHGGGAIVNVASVLGPHKAVPGTGAYGATKAAVSALTQAAALEHIGDGIRINAVSPGPADTPMSLRPGETPAERAARVRREVPIGRIADLSEVTSAVLWLASPEASFVVGHDLVLDGGVSL, from the coding sequence ATGACGTCCACGCGATCCGCAGCACGATTCGCAGGCACGGTGGCTCTCGTCACCGGAGGCGGCTCGGGCATCGGTCGAGCCGTCGCTCAGGCGCTCGCGCGGGAAGGCGCGACCGTCGTCGTCGCGGGACGGCGTGCCGACACCCTCGCCGAGACCGTCGCGCTGGTCGAGGCGGACGGCGGACACGCGAGTCTCGTCCCCTGCGACGTCACCCGGGCCGCCGACGTGGAGCGGCTCGTCGACGAGACGGTAGCCCGGCACGGCGGGCTCCACGTCGCCGTCAACGTCGCCGGAACATTCGCCGCTGGGCCACTCGTCGAGCTCGACGAGGCGACGTGGTCGAACCAGCTCGCGGTCAACGTCACCGGCGTGTGGCTGTCGATGAGGTACGAGATCCGACACATGCGACGGCACGGCGGTGGCGCCATCGTCAACGTCGCGTCGGTGCTCGGCCCGCACAAGGCGGTCCCGGGAACCGGCGCCTACGGGGCGACCAAGGCAGCGGTGAGCGCGCTCACCCAGGCGGCGGCGCTCGAGCACATCGGCGACGGCATCCGGATCAACGCGGTGAGCCCAGGACCGGCGGACACGCCCATGTCGCTGCGCCCGGGCGAGACTCCCGCGGAGCGGGCCGCTCGGGTGCGGAGGGAGGTCCCGATCGGTCGTATCGCGGACCTGTCCGAGGTCACGTCCGCGGTCCTCTGGCTCGCCAGCCCTGAGGCCAGCTTCGTGGTCGGGCACGACCTCGTGCTCGACGGCGGCGTGTCGCTGTGA
- the serA gene encoding phosphoglycerate dehydrogenase yields MAPFTDDETHVLLLENIHPDAATLLTEAGFKVDTHDGALSEEELAERIEGVHLLGIRSTTQVTRAVLEKATDLVAVGAFCIGTNQIDLQAATERGVAVFNAPFSNTRSVVELAIAEIIALTRRLTDKNREMHEGIWNKSAAGAHEIRGRRLGIVGYGNIGSQLSVLAETLGMSVYFYDIADKLALGNAVRCSSLEELLETVDVVSLHVDGRPGNSGLFGEKEFARMRPGSIFLNLSRGFVVDHQALRRHIESGHLAGAAIDVFPHEPKRRGEPFESELRGLPNVILTPHIGGSTEEAQQDIGRFVASKLRQYALDGNTSLSVNFPQLALPERAGTHRLAHVHVNTPGVLAAINGVFADHGVNIEGQYLGTRGQVGYVITDIGSPASPEVVQALRDMPETIRLRHLS; encoded by the coding sequence ATGGCCCCCTTCACCGACGACGAGACGCACGTCCTGCTCCTCGAGAACATCCATCCCGACGCCGCCACGCTGTTGACCGAGGCGGGTTTCAAGGTCGACACGCACGATGGCGCGCTGAGCGAGGAGGAGCTCGCGGAGCGCATCGAGGGGGTCCATCTCCTCGGCATCCGCTCCACCACCCAGGTCACCCGAGCCGTCCTCGAGAAGGCCACCGACCTGGTCGCGGTGGGAGCCTTCTGCATCGGCACCAACCAGATCGACCTGCAGGCCGCCACCGAGCGGGGTGTCGCGGTCTTCAACGCTCCGTTCTCCAACACCCGGAGCGTGGTCGAGCTGGCCATCGCCGAGATCATCGCGCTGACGCGGCGGCTGACGGACAAGAACCGCGAGATGCACGAGGGCATCTGGAACAAGTCCGCCGCCGGCGCCCACGAGATCCGCGGTCGACGTCTCGGCATCGTCGGCTACGGCAACATCGGCAGCCAGCTGTCGGTCCTGGCCGAGACGCTGGGCATGTCCGTGTACTTCTACGACATCGCGGACAAGCTGGCGCTCGGGAACGCCGTCCGGTGCTCGTCGCTGGAGGAGCTTCTGGAGACCGTCGACGTGGTGAGCTTGCACGTCGACGGCAGGCCGGGGAACAGCGGCCTGTTCGGCGAGAAGGAGTTCGCCCGGATGCGGCCGGGGTCGATCTTCCTCAACCTGTCCCGCGGGTTCGTGGTCGACCACCAGGCCCTTCGCCGGCACATCGAGTCCGGCCACCTCGCCGGCGCGGCGATCGACGTGTTCCCGCATGAGCCCAAGCGTCGCGGCGAGCCGTTCGAGTCGGAGCTGCGTGGGCTGCCGAACGTCATCCTCACGCCCCACATTGGCGGCTCCACTGAGGAAGCGCAGCAGGACATCGGCAGGTTCGTCGCGTCCAAGCTCCGCCAGTACGCGCTCGACGGGAACACCTCGCTGAGCGTCAACTTCCCGCAGCTGGCCCTGCCCGAGCGCGCCGGAACACACCGGCTGGCGCACGTCCACGTCAACACCCCCGGCGTGCTCGCCGCGATCAACGGTGTCTTCGCCGACCACGGGGTCAACATCGAGGGGCAGTACCTCGGCACGCGCGGGCAGGTCGGCTACGTGATCACCGACATCGGGAGCCCCGCCTCGCCGGAGGTGGTCCAGGCACTGCGCGACATGCCGGAGACCATTCGCCTCCGGCACTTGTCGTGA